A genome region from Chitinivorax tropicus includes the following:
- the ispC gene encoding 1-deoxy-D-xylulose-5-phosphate reductoisomerase: MQRLAVLGSTGTIGVNTLDVVARHPDRFEVLALTAHSNVDRMVEQCLAFKPSFAAMVDAQSAAVLKSRLREAGCSTTVLAGESAQETLAALPEVDSVMAAIVGAAGLRPTLAAARAGKRILLANKETLVMAGQLFMDAVHEHGATLLPIDSEHNAIFQAMPAHFDGQLDQSGVDRILLTASGGPFRCTPIAELIHVTPEQACAHPNWVMGRKISVDSATMMNKGLEVIEAHWLFNAPAERIDVVIHPQSVIHSLVSYVDGSVLAQLGNPDMRTPIAHALAYPDRIQAGVPRLDLAAIATLQFERPDFSRFPCLRLAFDALKQGGTAAAVLNAANEIAVASFLDHALRFDRIAAVVETTLCQVAAPEVDTIEALLEIDGQARLVAERVVRQFA, encoded by the coding sequence ATGCAGCGGCTCGCGGTGCTGGGCTCTACGGGAACAATCGGCGTCAACACATTGGATGTGGTTGCTCGGCATCCCGACCGTTTTGAAGTGCTTGCGCTGACTGCCCATTCAAATGTCGATCGCATGGTCGAACAGTGTCTGGCCTTCAAGCCCAGTTTTGCCGCAATGGTCGATGCGCAATCGGCAGCTGTGCTGAAAAGCCGCTTGCGCGAAGCAGGTTGTTCAACAACGGTGCTGGCCGGCGAGAGTGCCCAGGAGACATTGGCAGCCTTACCTGAGGTCGACTCGGTGATGGCGGCGATCGTAGGTGCGGCTGGTCTTCGTCCAACATTGGCGGCGGCGCGTGCGGGTAAACGAATTCTGCTGGCCAACAAAGAGACGCTGGTCATGGCGGGCCAACTGTTCATGGATGCTGTTCATGAACATGGGGCCACCTTGCTGCCGATCGACAGTGAGCACAATGCCATTTTTCAGGCGATGCCAGCTCATTTCGATGGTCAGCTTGATCAATCCGGCGTGGACCGCATCCTCCTGACCGCATCTGGCGGGCCTTTTCGCTGCACACCTATCGCAGAGTTGATCCATGTAACACCAGAACAGGCCTGCGCCCACCCCAACTGGGTCATGGGGCGCAAGATCTCGGTAGATTCTGCGACCATGATGAATAAAGGGCTTGAGGTGATTGAGGCCCATTGGCTATTCAATGCGCCAGCCGAGCGTATTGACGTGGTCATCCACCCGCAGAGTGTGATCCATTCACTCGTTTCCTATGTTGATGGCTCGGTACTCGCGCAACTGGGCAATCCAGACATGCGCACGCCGATTGCTCATGCGCTGGCCTACCCTGATCGGATTCAGGCCGGGGTGCCTCGTCTGGATTTGGCAGCCATTGCAACCCTACAGTTCGAGCGCCCTGACTTCTCACGATTCCCTTGTCTCCGGTTGGCTTTCGATGCGCTGAAGCAAGGCGGCACGGCTGCTGCGGTCTTGAATGCAGCCAATGAGATAGCGGTGGCATCCTTTCTAGATCATGCGTTGCGTTTTGACCGGATCGCGGCAGTGGTGGAGACAACCCTGTGCCAAGTCGCCGCGCCAGAGGTCGATACCATTGAAGCCCTGCTTGAAATCGATGGGCAAGCGAGACTTGTTGCTGAACGAGTCGTTCGTCAGTTTGCTTGA
- the rseP gene encoding RIP metalloprotease RseP, which yields MQILHTLLAFIVVLGILITFHELGHYWVARRCGIKVLRFSIGFGKPVWITRRGVDQTEWAISAIPLGGYVKMLDETEGPVDAVDLPRAFNRQPVWKRILVVVAGPVANLLLAIVLFWVLLMTGVPEMKPILGDIAPSSPAASAGFKSGEEIVTINGKAVETWQDVRLAVMNIAVDREEATFEVRTAQHGRMLRVLDFSGLDKADLDKDVMHTTGLTLIRQTTILANVLSTGAAAKAGLQVGDRIVRLAGQSVTSWSQLVDKIRQSPAEPLQISYVRKGEVREATILPDVSRENGRVVGKIGVAPEPDRLAMKALSVEVSYGPVEALARAAGKTGQNVIMSLRMFWKMLTGDLSVKNLSGPVTIADYAGQAAKLGVSTFIEFLAWVSISLGVLNLLPIPLLDGGHLMYYTAELIRGRQVSDRVVETGQRVGLALLLSMMLLAFYNDINRLFAG from the coding sequence ATGCAAATCTTGCACACACTGCTGGCATTCATCGTCGTGCTGGGCATTCTGATCACATTTCATGAATTGGGTCATTATTGGGTGGCCCGTCGCTGTGGCATCAAGGTGCTTCGATTTTCCATTGGATTTGGCAAACCAGTCTGGATCACCCGACGTGGAGTGGATCAGACAGAATGGGCGATTTCGGCCATTCCGCTGGGCGGCTATGTCAAGATGCTGGACGAAACAGAAGGTCCCGTTGACGCCGTCGATCTGCCAAGGGCATTCAACAGGCAGCCGGTCTGGAAGCGGATATTGGTAGTGGTGGCGGGGCCTGTAGCCAATCTATTGCTGGCCATCGTGCTCTTTTGGGTATTGCTGATGACAGGCGTGCCTGAAATGAAACCCATACTTGGCGATATTGCGCCCAGCTCACCAGCTGCCAGCGCAGGCTTCAAATCAGGTGAGGAAATCGTCACCATCAATGGAAAAGCAGTTGAAACCTGGCAGGATGTCCGCTTGGCGGTGATGAACATCGCTGTGGATCGTGAGGAGGCCACTTTCGAGGTGCGCACGGCTCAGCATGGACGGATGCTCCGGGTGCTGGATTTCTCGGGGCTCGATAAAGCGGATCTGGATAAGGATGTCATGCACACAACAGGTTTGACGTTGATCAGGCAAACCACCATCCTAGCCAATGTCTTGTCCACGGGAGCGGCTGCCAAAGCGGGCCTGCAGGTTGGGGATCGAATCGTGCGGCTTGCTGGGCAGTCGGTGACGAGTTGGAGCCAGCTGGTTGATAAAATTCGCCAGAGCCCTGCGGAACCGCTACAGATTTCCTATGTCCGAAAGGGCGAGGTGCGTGAGGCCACTATCCTGCCGGATGTTTCGAGGGAAAACGGGCGTGTGGTCGGCAAGATTGGCGTTGCTCCCGAGCCTGACCGCTTGGCAATGAAGGCACTTTCTGTTGAAGTCAGCTATGGCCCGGTGGAGGCATTGGCCCGTGCTGCAGGCAAGACAGGGCAGAATGTGATCATGAGCCTGCGCATGTTCTGGAAAATGCTGACTGGGGACCTCTCGGTCAAGAATCTGAGCGGGCCGGTCACCATTGCGGATTATGCAGGGCAGGCTGCCAAATTGGGCGTGAGTACTTTCATTGAGTTTCTGGCGTGGGTCAGTATCAGTTTGGGCGTGCTGAATCTCCTGCCAATTCCCTTATTGGACGGCGGGCATTTGATGTATTATACCGCCGAGCTTATCAGGGGCCGCCAGGTCTCGGACCGCGTGGTCGAAACTGGCCAGCGGGTTGGCTTGGCGCTATTGCTCAGCATGATGCTTCTCGCTTTTTATAACGACATCAACCGCTTGTTCGCGGGCTAA
- the frr gene encoding ribosome recycling factor, producing MIADVKKNAEQKMQKSIEALKTNLGKVRTGRAHTGLLDHITIDYYGAPTPINQLANMSLLDARTIGVTPFEKKLVSQIEKAIRDSDLGLNPSSMGDVVRVPMPALTEERRKDLIKVVRSEAEDARVAVRNVRRDANDQLKRALKDKAISEDDERRAQDDVQKLTDKYIVEVDKLLAAKEADLMAV from the coding sequence ATGATTGCCGATGTCAAGAAAAATGCTGAACAGAAAATGCAGAAGTCGATCGAGGCGTTGAAGACCAACCTCGGGAAAGTACGTACGGGCCGCGCGCATACCGGTCTGTTGGATCACATCACCATCGACTACTATGGCGCCCCCACGCCGATCAATCAGCTGGCCAATATGTCATTGCTGGATGCGCGCACTATCGGCGTTACTCCTTTTGAGAAGAAGTTGGTGTCGCAAATCGAAAAAGCCATCCGCGATTCCGACTTGGGTTTGAATCCTTCCTCTATGGGTGATGTCGTCCGTGTACCGATGCCGGCGCTGACCGAAGAGCGTCGTAAGGATCTGATCAAGGTGGTGCGTTCCGAAGCAGAAGATGCCCGGGTTGCCGTCCGCAATGTACGTCGCGATGCCAATGATCAACTGAAGCGTGCACTCAAGGACAAAGCCATTTCCGAAGATGACGAGCGTCGGGCCCAGGATGATGTGCAGAAGTTGACGGATAAGTACATCGTAGAAGTTGATAAGCTATTGGCGGCCAAAGAAGCTGACCTGATGGCGGTGTAA
- a CDS encoding phosphatidate cytidylyltransferase, translating into MLKTRVLTALVLLPIVLAALFGLSGMAWGSFALFICTLGAWEWARLCGWHAPKTWLYAAVTVLLGGGVMLFWGGLTRIHLAIALPILLFWCILVPGWLHWKWPLAKLKSAPTVGWLLLLSSWLAMVQWHEQQNGPWLLLAVLMIAWVADTAAYFSGKAFGKHKLAPTISPGKSWEGVVGAFVGVTIYGVLLVQSPLGSQLGGYAMIPAIWLLTALSIMGDLLESLFKRQAGVKDSSQLLPGHGGILDRIDSQLAVLPVSSAIFVLLPLLR; encoded by the coding sequence ATGCTTAAAACACGTGTACTGACCGCATTGGTTTTACTGCCCATCGTGCTGGCCGCATTGTTTGGTTTGTCTGGCATGGCTTGGGGTTCATTTGCTCTGTTCATCTGCACACTGGGGGCGTGGGAGTGGGCGCGCCTATGCGGTTGGCACGCACCAAAGACTTGGTTGTATGCGGCAGTTACTGTACTGCTGGGTGGTGGTGTCATGCTCTTCTGGGGCGGGTTGACCCGCATCCATTTGGCGATCGCACTGCCGATTCTGTTGTTCTGGTGCATATTGGTGCCCGGCTGGCTGCATTGGAAATGGCCGCTTGCCAAGCTCAAATCTGCACCGACGGTTGGTTGGCTGCTGTTGCTGAGCAGTTGGTTGGCCATGGTGCAATGGCATGAGCAACAGAATGGCCCCTGGTTATTGCTGGCGGTATTGATGATTGCATGGGTTGCGGATACAGCGGCCTATTTCTCGGGTAAGGCCTTTGGCAAACACAAATTGGCGCCTACCATCAGCCCTGGCAAAAGCTGGGAGGGGGTCGTCGGTGCATTTGTCGGGGTCACGATCTATGGCGTGCTGTTGGTGCAGTCGCCCTTGGGTTCTCAGCTGGGTGGTTATGCCATGATTCCTGCCATCTGGTTGCTGACTGCGCTCTCCATCATGGGGGATTTGCTGGAGTCCTTGTTCAAGCGGCAGGCAGGCGTGAAGGATAGCAGCCAATTATTGCCTGGGCACGGCGGCATTCTGGATCGAATTGATAGTCAACTGGCGGTATTGCCAGTCAGTAGCGCGATATTTGTTTTATTGCCCTTATTGCGCTAA
- the pyrH gene encoding UMP kinase: MEKAPVFKRILLKLSGEALMGDDSYGINRATIERIVSEVKEVVDLGVQVAVVIGGGNIFRGVAPGAAGMDRATADYMGMLATVMNALALQDAFRHINVVSRVQSALTIEQVAEPYIRGKAMRYLEEGKVVIFAAGTGNPFFTTDTAAALRGMEMNVDIVLKATKVDGVYTDDPKKNPDAVRYQKITFDEAIHKNLKVMDATALTLCRDQKLSINVFSIFKTGGLKRVVLGDDEGTLVHC; the protein is encoded by the coding sequence ATGGAAAAAGCCCCCGTCTTTAAACGCATCCTGTTGAAACTGTCCGGTGAAGCCTTGATGGGCGACGACAGCTACGGCATCAATCGGGCAACGATTGAGCGCATTGTTTCGGAAGTCAAGGAAGTGGTAGATCTTGGAGTCCAAGTCGCGGTTGTGATCGGTGGGGGCAATATCTTCCGTGGTGTTGCGCCGGGCGCGGCCGGGATGGATCGCGCCACGGCTGACTACATGGGGATGTTGGCAACAGTGATGAATGCGCTGGCATTGCAGGATGCATTCCGCCACATCAACGTGGTGAGCCGTGTTCAGTCAGCTTTGACCATCGAACAGGTCGCTGAGCCCTATATCCGTGGTAAGGCAATGCGTTACCTGGAAGAAGGCAAGGTTGTCATTTTCGCCGCAGGTACGGGCAATCCATTCTTCACCACTGATACTGCAGCTGCATTGCGTGGCATGGAAATGAATGTGGATATCGTGTTGAAAGCCACCAAGGTCGATGGTGTGTACACGGATGATCCGAAAAAGAACCCAGATGCGGTGCGTTATCAGAAGATCACCTTTGATGAGGCGATCCACAAGAATTTGAAGGTCATGGATGCAACAGCGCTGACGCTGTGCCGTGATCAGAAGTTATCGATCAATGTGTTCAGCATTTTCAAGACGGGTGGCCTGAAGCGAGTTGTCCTGGGTGATGACGAAGGTACCTTGGTTCATTGCTGA
- a CDS encoding isoprenyl transferase, with translation MPSFISSTAAIPEAVQVPRHIAMIMDGNGRWAKKRFLPRVAGHKKGLETVREMVRACIELKVDYLTLFAFSSENWRRPADEVSFLMQLFIKAMEREVERMSDNNIRLKIIGRLDRFEPQLAEMIQASQDKTAHNTGLTLTIAADYGGRWDILQATNALLATRGGQCEVTEEALSPYLAMSYAPEPDLFIRTGGEQRISNFLLWQLAYSELYFTDVLWPDFNLDVLKQAISSYQSRERRFGRTSEQLSNA, from the coding sequence GTGCCTAGTTTTATCAGCTCAACAGCGGCCATTCCCGAGGCTGTACAAGTTCCGCGCCACATTGCCATGATCATGGATGGCAATGGGCGCTGGGCGAAGAAGCGCTTTCTGCCGCGTGTGGCCGGCCACAAGAAAGGGCTCGAAACCGTTCGCGAAATGGTTCGGGCCTGTATCGAGCTGAAGGTCGACTACCTGACCTTGTTTGCTTTCTCTAGCGAGAACTGGCGTCGGCCAGCAGATGAAGTCTCGTTTTTGATGCAACTGTTCATCAAGGCCATGGAGCGTGAGGTAGAGCGGATGTCTGACAATAACATCCGTTTGAAAATCATTGGGCGGCTGGATCGATTTGAGCCGCAGCTTGCCGAGATGATCCAGGCTTCTCAGGACAAAACAGCGCATAACACGGGGCTCACGCTGACCATTGCGGCAGATTATGGTGGTCGGTGGGACATTCTACAGGCTACGAATGCCCTGCTTGCCACACGCGGCGGTCAATGTGAGGTGACCGAGGAGGCGTTGTCGCCTTATCTGGCCATGTCATATGCGCCGGAGCCGGACTTGTTCATCCGCACCGGTGGTGAGCAGCGGATCAGCAATTTCCTGCTTTGGCAGCTTGCCTATTCCGAGCTGTACTTCACGGATGTGCTCTGGCCAGATTTCAATCTGGATGTCTTGAAACAAGCCATTTCCTCCTACCAATCCCGAGAACGCCGGTTCGGTCGAACCAGCGAACAGCTTTCCAATGCTTAA
- the tsf gene encoding translation elongation factor Ts, translating into MAEITAKMVAELREATGLGMMECKKALVEAEGDIKKAEEILRIKSGAKAGKVAGRTAAEGAIAQFVSADGKVGALVEVNCETDFVAKDEGFVGLTKAVAQAIAEGDVADVEALANVKLASGETVEEARKALISKVGENITVRRFVRFQTADSLAVYLHGSKIGVMVEFAGGDEQLGKDVAMHIAASKPVCVSKEQVAADLLDKERAIYTAQAAESGKPADIVAKMVEGRITKYLAEITLLGQPFVKNPDQTVEKLLAEKKASVKRFQMFVVGEGIEKKVVDFAAEVAAAAKV; encoded by the coding sequence ATGGCTGAAATTACCGCAAAGATGGTGGCCGAGCTGCGCGAGGCAACTGGCCTCGGCATGATGGAGTGCAAAAAAGCACTGGTTGAAGCGGAAGGCGACATCAAGAAAGCAGAAGAAATTCTGCGTATCAAGAGTGGTGCCAAGGCTGGTAAGGTGGCAGGTCGTACTGCTGCTGAAGGTGCCATCGCCCAGTTCGTCAGTGCTGACGGTAAAGTCGGGGCGCTGGTTGAAGTCAACTGCGAGACAGATTTCGTTGCTAAGGATGAAGGTTTCGTTGGCTTGACCAAAGCGGTTGCACAGGCAATTGCCGAAGGTGATGTGGCTGACGTTGAAGCATTGGCCAATGTGAAGCTGGCTTCCGGAGAGACTGTGGAAGAGGCTCGCAAGGCGCTGATCTCCAAAGTGGGTGAGAACATCACGGTTCGCCGTTTTGTCCGTTTCCAGACGGCTGATTCGCTTGCTGTCTACCTTCATGGCTCCAAGATCGGCGTCATGGTTGAGTTCGCTGGTGGCGACGAGCAGCTTGGTAAAGATGTGGCGATGCATATTGCAGCGAGCAAACCCGTTTGCGTTTCCAAAGAGCAAGTTGCTGCTGACCTGCTCGACAAAGAGCGCGCAATTTACACCGCTCAAGCTGCTGAATCTGGCAAGCCTGCAGATATCGTTGCGAAAATGGTCGAAGGCCGTATCACCAAGTATCTGGCAGAAATCACCCTGTTGGGCCAGCCTTTCGTGAAGAATCCTGATCAGACAGTAGAGAAATTGCTGGCCGAGAAGAAGGCATCGGTCAAACGCTTCCAAATGTTCGTCGTTGGCGAAGGCATTGAGAAGAAAGTGGTTGATTTCGCTGCTGAAGTTGCAGCTGCTGCAAAGGTATAA